The following is a genomic window from Streptomyces sp. BHT-5-2.
TAACCATCGAGGGGGGTCGCGAGTCTAACCGGGCAGTGCAGGCACCCCGGCGGGGCTTGCACTGCGAAAGCCGTGCAAGGTCTTGGGGGACCGCGCTCGGCTCCGCGTTGGCCGGGGCGACGCGCCCGGGGAGCTTTGAGCGGCCCTCCCGTATGTGCGCGTCCCGGCAGAGCGCGGTGCAACCCGGAACGCCCGGCCGGATCCCGTGGGGGGAATCCGCACCGGGACATGGGAAGCGCCCCGCACTCTGGACCCGTGGGGGGATCCGGAGGCGGGGCGCTTTTCGTTGTGCGCGCACGCACGCGGCCCCGGCACCGGCCTGACCGGCGCCGGGCGCTCCGCGTTTACGCGATTATCGATCACCAGTGCGTAGCAGCCGGGCTCGTCCGGCCGCTGCGCGAGGACCGGACTCAGCGCTCCTGGACGGGCACGAAGTCGCGCTCGACCACACCGGTGTAGACCTGGCGCGGGCGGCCGATGCGGGAACCGGGCTCGGTGATCATCTCGTGCCACTGGGCGATCCAGCCGGGGAGCCGGCCGAGCGCGAAGAGCACGGTGAACATCTCGGTCGGGAAGCCCATCGCCCGGTAGATCAGGCCGGTGTAGAAGTCGACGTTCGGGTAGAGCTTGCGCTCGACGAAGTAGTCGTCGGCCAGCGCGTGCTCCTCCAGCTTCAGGGCGATGTCGAGGAGCTCGTCCTCCTTGCCCAGCGCCGAGAGGACGTCGTGCGCCGCGGCCTTGATGATCTTCGCCCGGGGGTCGAAGTTCTTGTAGACGCGGTGCCCGAAGCCCATGAGCTTCACGCCGTCTTCCTTGTTCTTCACCTTGCGGATGAAGGTGTCGACGTCGCCGCCGGCGTCCCGGATGCCCTCCAGCATCTCCAGCACCGACTGGTTGGCGCCGCCGTGCAGGGGGCCCCAGAGGGCGTTGATGCCCGCCGAGATCGAGGCGAAGAGGTTCGCCTGCGAGGAGCCGACCAGGCGCACGGTGGAGGTCGAGCAGTTCTGCTCGTGGTCCGCGTGCAGGATCAGCAGCTTGTCGAGCGCGCTGACCACGACCGGGTCCAGCTCGTACTCGGCGGCGGGGACCGAGAAGGTCATCCGCAGGAAGTTCTCGACGTAACCGAGGTCGTTGCTCGGGTAGACGACCGGGTGGCCCACCATCTTCTTGTAGGCGTAGGCCGCGATCGTCGGCAGCTTGGCCAGCAGGCGGATCGTGGAGATGTTCCGCTGCCGCTCGTCGAACGGGTTGTGGCTGTCCTGGTAGAACGTCGACAGCGCGCTGACCACGGAGGACAGCATGGCCATCGGGTGGGCGTCCCGGGGGAAGCCGTCGTAGAAGCGCTTGACGTCCTCATGGAGCAGGGTGTGGTAGGTGATGTCCTGCTTGAAAGTCGCCAGCTCGTCGACGGTGGGCAGCTCACCGTTGATGAGGAGGTAGGCGGTCTCCACGAACGTGCTGCGCTCGGCGAGCTGCTCGATCGGGTAACCGCGGTAACGCAGGATGCCCTTTTCACCGTCGAGGTAGGTAATCGCGGATTTATACGCCGCGGTGTTGCCATAACCGGAATCCAGGGTCACCAGACCGGTCTGGGCGCGCAGCTTCGAGATGTCGAAGCCCTTGTCGCCGACCGTGCTGTCGACGACCGGGTAGCTGTATTCGCCGTCCCCGTAACGCAGTACTACAGAGTTGTCGCTCACGTCATCCCTCACCGACGTTGTGCCTCTTCTTCGAGGTGCCCTGACTGCCTATACCTTCCCCCATTTGGACCTTGGATGTGCACTCGGGGTCGGCCATAGGGCCTCATCGCGGCACTCAGTGCCGCGTTGGAGTCCATCCTGCTCCCGTTCGCCCCGATTGGGAAAGAGGGGAGACCTCACATCGCTCCGGTGAGCCGGTGATCCAGCGCGGTATGCCTACGACCGGCGGATACCGTGCGTACGGCCTGGCCGAGGGCCCTGCGCGAGCCCACCAGCACCACCAGGCGCTTCGCCCGGGTGACGGCGGTATAGAGCAGATTGCGCTGGAGCATCATCCAGGCGCTGGTGGTGACCGGAATCACCACGGCCGGATACTCGCTCCCCTGGGAGCGATGGATCGTCACCGCGTAGGCATGGGCGAGTTCGTCCAGTTCGTCGAAGTCGTACGGCACCTCCTCGTCCTCGTCCGTGAGGACCGTCAGCTGCTGCTCGACGGCGTCCAGGGCCGTGACCACCCCCACCGTGCCGTTGAAGACGCCGTTGCGGCCCTTCTCGTAGTTGTTCCGGATCTGGGTGACCTTGTCGCCGACGCGGAAGACCCGGCCGCCGAAGCGGCGCTCGGGCAGATCCGGACGCGCCGGGGTCACCGCCTGCTGGAGCAGGCCGTTGAGCGCCCCCGCACCGGCCGGGCCACGGTGCATGGGGGCCAGCACCTGGACGTCCCGGCGCGGATCGAGGCCGAACCTCGCCGGGATACGGCGCGCCACCACGTCCACCGTCAACCGGGCGGCCTCCTCCGCGTCCTCCTCGGGGAACAGGAAGAAGTCCTTCAGGCCGCTGGTCAGCGGGGGGACTCCGGAATTGATGCGGTGCGCGTTGGTGACCACACCGGACTCCTGGGCCTGGCGGAAGATCTTCGTCAGCCGCACCGCGGGGATCGGGCCCGGTTCGGCCAACAGATCGCGCAGGACCTCGCCGGCGCCCACCGACGGCAGCTGGTCCACATCCCCCACCAGGAGCAGATGGGCGCCCGGCGGGACCGCCTTGACGAGCTTGTTCGCCAACAGCAGATCCAGCATCGACGCCTCGTCGACCACCACCAGATCGGCGTCCAGCGGACGGTCCGCGTCGTAGGCGGCGTCCCCGCCCGGCTTGAGCTCCAGCAGGCGGTGCACGGTGGAGGCGTCCGCCCCCGTCAACTCCGCCAGCCGCTTGGCCGCCCGGCCCGTGGGCGCCGCCAGCACCACCCGGGCCTGCTTGGCTCGGGCCAGCTCGACCACCGAACGGACCGTGAAGGACTTGCCGCAGCCCGGACCGCCCGTGAGCACCGCGACCTTGCTCGTCAGCGCCAGACGGACCGCCGCCTGCTGCTCGGCGGCCAACCGCGCCCCGGTGCGCCGCGCCAGCCAGGCCAGCGCCCGGTCCCAGTCGACCCCCTGGAAGGACGGCATCCGGTCGTCGCCGGTGCGCAGCAGGCGGGTCAGCCGCCCGGCCAGGGAGATCTCCGCGCGGTGGAACGGCACCAGATACACCCCGGTGACCGGATCGCCGCCCTCCGCACCGGGGACCTTCTCCCGGACCACGCCCTCCGGATCCTCGGCCAGCTCGGCCAGGCAGTCGATGACCAGACCGGTGTCCACCTGGAGCAACTTCACCGCGTCCGCGATCAGTTGCTCCTCGGGCAGGAAGCAGTGCCCCTGGTCCGTGGACTGCGACAGGGCGTACTGGAGGCCGCACTTGACCCGCTCCGGGCTGTCGTGCGGGATGCCCACCGACTGGGCGATCCGGTCGGCGGTCAGGAAACCGATGCCCCAGACGTCGGCCGCCAGGCGGTAGGGCTGATTCCGCACCACGGAGATCGACGCGTCGCCGTACTTCTTGTAGATCCGCACCGCGATGGACGTGGACACACCGACGCCCTGGAGGAAGACCATGACCTCCTTGATGGCCTTCTGCTCCTCCCAGGCGGCGCCGATCAGCCTGGTGCGCTTGGGCCCCAGACCGGGCACCTCGATCAGGCGCCCCGGGTCCTTCTCGATGACGTCGAGGGTGTCGATGCCGAAGTGCTCCGTGATGCGGTCGGCGATCCGGGGACCGATGCCCTTGATCAGGCCCGAGCCCAGATAGCGGCGGATGCCCTGGACGGTCGCGGGCAGGACGGTGGTGTAGTTCTCCACCGTGAACTGCTTGCCGTACTGGGGGTGGGAGCCCCAGCGGCCCTCCAGCCGGAGCGACTCCCCCGGCTGCGCGCCCAGCAGTGCGCCGACGACGGTCAGCAGCTCACCGGAGCCACGGCCGGTGTCGACCCGGGCGACGGTGTAACCGTTCTCCTCGTTGGCGTAGGTGATCCGCTCCAGGACCCCTTCCACCACGGCTGCGTTGACCATGCCTCGACGGTACCGCCGGGCGCTGACAGCGCGGCGGGGACGGTGCGGGAGCCGGGCGGGCGACGGCGGCGGGCGTCAAGCGACATGGGCGGTGAAACGGGCGACGACCTCCGTGAGAACCTCTGCGCCGTCGCGGGACCACAGGGCCGGATTGAAGATCTCCACCTCGATGGGTCCCCGGTAGCCGGCCGCGTCGACCCGTTCACGGAACCAGCGCAGATCCACCGCGCCGTCGCCCAACTGCCCGCGCCCCAGCAGGACCCCCTCCGGGAGCGGGGTGATCCAGTCGGCGAGCTGAAAGGCGGCGATGCGGCAGGGGTGGGCGGCGCGGGCGAGCTGCGCGGCGAGCGTGTCGTCCCACCAAAGGTGGTAGGTGTCCACCACCACGCCCACCTGGTCGGCGGGGAACCGCTCCGCCAGATCCAGGGCCTGGGCGAGCGTGGAGACCACGCACCGGTCCGCCGCGTACATCGGGTGGAGCGGTTCCAGGGCCAGCCGCACGCCGCGCTCTGCCGCGTACGGGGCCAGTTCGGCGAGCGCGTCGGCGACCCGCTCCCGGGCGCCGGGCAGATCCCGGCTGCCCGGCGGCAGCCCGCCGGAGACCAGGACCAGGGTGTCGGTCCCCAGGGCCGCCGCCTCCTCGACGGCCGCCCGGTTGTCGGCCAGGGCCGCCCGGCGCTCCCCCCGATCCTCGGCCGTGAAGAAGCCGCCCCGGCAGAGACTGGTGACGGCCAGCCCGGCGTCCCGTACGAGACGGGCCGCGGCGCGCACCCCGTAGGCGCGCACCGGAGCCCGCCACAGGCCGACGCCCCGCAGGCCCGCCCGGGCGCAGCCGTCGGCGAGTTCGGGCAGCGACCACTGCCGGATCGTCTCCTGATTGAGGCTCAGACGGGAGAGCAGGGGCGGCGGCTCG
Proteins encoded in this region:
- a CDS encoding citrate synthase gives rise to the protein MSDNSVVLRYGDGEYSYPVVDSTVGDKGFDISKLRAQTGLVTLDSGYGNTAAYKSAITYLDGEKGILRYRGYPIEQLAERSTFVETAYLLINGELPTVDELATFKQDITYHTLLHEDVKRFYDGFPRDAHPMAMLSSVVSALSTFYQDSHNPFDERQRNISTIRLLAKLPTIAAYAYKKMVGHPVVYPSNDLGYVENFLRMTFSVPAAEYELDPVVVSALDKLLILHADHEQNCSTSTVRLVGSSQANLFASISAGINALWGPLHGGANQSVLEMLEGIRDAGGDVDTFIRKVKNKEDGVKLMGFGHRVYKNFDPRAKIIKAAAHDVLSALGKEDELLDIALKLEEHALADDYFVERKLYPNVDFYTGLIYRAMGFPTEMFTVLFALGRLPGWIAQWHEMITEPGSRIGRPRQVYTGVVERDFVPVQER
- a CDS encoding ATP-dependent RecD-like DNA helicase, giving the protein MVNAAVVEGVLERITYANEENGYTVARVDTGRGSGELLTVVGALLGAQPGESLRLEGRWGSHPQYGKQFTVENYTTVLPATVQGIRRYLGSGLIKGIGPRIADRITEHFGIDTLDVIEKDPGRLIEVPGLGPKRTRLIGAAWEEQKAIKEVMVFLQGVGVSTSIAVRIYKKYGDASISVVRNQPYRLAADVWGIGFLTADRIAQSVGIPHDSPERVKCGLQYALSQSTDQGHCFLPEEQLIADAVKLLQVDTGLVIDCLAELAEDPEGVVREKVPGAEGGDPVTGVYLVPFHRAEISLAGRLTRLLRTGDDRMPSFQGVDWDRALAWLARRTGARLAAEQQAAVRLALTSKVAVLTGGPGCGKSFTVRSVVELARAKQARVVLAAPTGRAAKRLAELTGADASTVHRLLELKPGGDAAYDADRPLDADLVVVDEASMLDLLLANKLVKAVPPGAHLLLVGDVDQLPSVGAGEVLRDLLAEPGPIPAVRLTKIFRQAQESGVVTNAHRINSGVPPLTSGLKDFFLFPEEDAEEAARLTVDVVARRIPARFGLDPRRDVQVLAPMHRGPAGAGALNGLLQQAVTPARPDLPERRFGGRVFRVGDKVTQIRNNYEKGRNGVFNGTVGVVTALDAVEQQLTVLTDEDEEVPYDFDELDELAHAYAVTIHRSQGSEYPAVVIPVTTSAWMMLQRNLLYTAVTRAKRLVVLVGSRRALGQAVRTVSAGRRHTALDHRLTGAM
- a CDS encoding sugar phosphate isomerase/epimerase; this encodes MTYTEPPPLLSRLSLNQETIRQWSLPELADGCARAGLRGVGLWRAPVRAYGVRAAARLVRDAGLAVTSLCRGGFFTAEDRGERRAALADNRAAVEEAAALGTDTLVLVSGGLPPGSRDLPGARERVADALAELAPYAAERGVRLALEPLHPMYAADRCVVSTLAQALDLAERFPADQVGVVVDTYHLWWDDTLAAQLARAAHPCRIAAFQLADWITPLPEGVLLGRGQLGDGAVDLRWFRERVDAAGYRGPIEVEIFNPALWSRDGAEVLTEVVARFTAHVA